The following are encoded together in the Geobacter sulfurreducens PCA genome:
- a CDS encoding uridine phosphorylase — protein MGKLLTPDDLPIVRGRVYHLDLAPEELARRVIVVGDPDRVPVLAEELLALREVDRFHRGFRTITGVTAETGQRVSFVTSGIGAPSTEIVLNELAALNEVDFASMTRRERWQPLTLVRLGTSGGLNPVTPVGTLILTDYVVGLDNTALYYDIPLPDEACALLEEKVGSVLTGTELPGARFAGKIAPYAARSDRGLLASLTAAASTLELNWTRGLTISSAGFFAEQGRGVARVGTTQVNLLDAFERLASPWPGLELQNMEMEAGFFLHFLGGMRYRAAVVCVVINQRSSGVFMADYRRQVLDGARLILRAFKEYGDARAKSGALA, from the coding sequence ATGGGCAAACTGCTCACCCCGGATGACCTGCCGATTGTACGGGGCAGAGTGTACCATCTCGATTTGGCGCCTGAAGAGTTGGCACGGCGCGTGATCGTGGTGGGGGACCCCGATCGGGTCCCTGTGCTGGCTGAGGAGTTACTGGCACTAAGAGAGGTGGACCGTTTCCACCGTGGTTTTCGCACCATTACCGGTGTGACCGCTGAAACCGGCCAACGGGTTTCCTTTGTCACCTCGGGGATCGGCGCTCCATCAACGGAAATTGTCCTCAATGAACTGGCAGCACTCAACGAGGTTGATTTTGCCTCAATGACCCGGCGCGAGCGGTGGCAACCGTTGACCCTTGTGCGCCTCGGTACCTCCGGCGGGCTCAATCCGGTCACCCCTGTCGGCACGCTAATCCTGACCGACTATGTGGTGGGCCTGGACAACACCGCCCTTTACTATGACATCCCGTTACCCGATGAGGCCTGCGCCCTGCTGGAAGAGAAGGTTGGCTCTGTCCTTACCGGCACAGAACTGCCGGGCGCGCGCTTTGCCGGTAAAATTGCCCCGTATGCCGCTAGGTCCGACCGAGGCCTGCTGGCTTCGCTCACTGCTGCGGCGAGCACCCTGGAGTTAAACTGGACCCGGGGCCTCACCATCTCCAGTGCGGGTTTCTTTGCGGAACAGGGGAGAGGCGTTGCACGTGTCGGCACTACCCAGGTGAATCTGCTCGACGCTTTCGAGCGCCTTGCCAGTCCCTGGCCGGGGCTCGAACTCCAGAACATGGAGATGGAAGCAGGGTTTTTCCTTCATTTTCTTGGAGGGATGAGGTACCGTGCCGCCGTGGTGTGTGTGGTGATCAATCAACGTTCGAGTGGTGTTTTCATGGCTGATTACCGCCGTCAGGTGCTGGACGGCGCCCGGCTCATTCTGCGGGCATTCAAGGAATACGGAGATGCGCGAGCCAAGTCGGGTGCATTGGCTTGA
- a CDS encoding DNA internalization-related competence protein ComEC/Rec2 has product MGGLCATHHFDLMFPPWLAWLCLAGSTALIFFRSAVPLIVAVGLTFFVWGASSLAPFLYPDLSSTHVARYTGYGPVIIEGIVDSRPDVRPSEGKFCLAAESVIAAGSTLPASGRLIVYVKAGMVPFLTGDRVRFRAKVAEPSNYGIPGEYDYRRSLAYRDIHATAFVRHADDILLMRQAVAFPVQRFFDRSAAKLGDVIGRYSPNEGGVLRALLLGERGFVSKKLEEAYARAGVNHILSISGFHVGIIALVIYRALLLLLSRFERLALQFNLRRTALLATLPPVTFYLFLSGAAPATVRSVLMIAVITLALWLERETDPINVLTMAALAMLAANPPSLFDISFQLSFLALWGLVVLTPVFTHPLCTLDNGVVKNVILLLAASTAATLVTFLPVGHAFHRATVAGIISNVFIVPLMGYGAVVAGFAALPLIAVAPVAAGPLITIASWLVALSNRIIEWLARIPPVPLHSVTRSDLLVSFLVLLGLTLLPGRRARILVAGIGALALSALHLPAMAGGDAKLVITFLSVGQGESTLVSLPDGKIMLVDGGGAVHGGGTDVGERLLVPALWSMGVESIDYLVLTHPHPDHLEGLLYLATAMPVGEFWETGQSTENTSLAELRARLVAQGVPIKHLSAATAPFTVGGARVEPLWPCDKSPGKGADNDDSLVFRLALGGTSILFTGDIGAPAEDVLANDPARLRCTVLKVPHHGSRYSSSPCFLDAASPQVALISAGRRNNFGLPAPETLTRLVARGIDVYRTDRDGTVQVTFTGETWAVGTFAKGHFR; this is encoded by the coding sequence ATGGGAGGTTTGTGCGCCACGCACCATTTTGATCTGATGTTCCCTCCCTGGCTTGCCTGGCTTTGCCTTGCGGGTTCAACGGCGCTCATTTTCTTCAGGAGCGCAGTCCCTCTTATAGTTGCTGTCGGGCTCACCTTTTTCGTCTGGGGAGCCTCGTCCCTTGCCCCTTTTCTCTATCCGGATCTGTCGTCTACCCATGTGGCCAGATACACCGGCTACGGACCGGTAATCATCGAAGGTATTGTCGATTCACGGCCCGACGTCCGCCCCAGTGAAGGGAAGTTTTGCCTGGCCGCCGAATCTGTCATAGCCGCCGGTTCGACACTGCCCGCAAGCGGACGGCTCATAGTCTATGTGAAGGCAGGAATGGTACCGTTTCTCACTGGTGATCGGGTGCGTTTTCGGGCCAAGGTTGCAGAGCCCTCCAATTATGGAATTCCGGGCGAATATGACTATCGGCGCTCCCTGGCGTATCGGGACATCCACGCCACGGCGTTTGTAAGGCATGCCGACGATATCCTGTTGATGCGACAAGCAGTGGCCTTTCCGGTGCAACGTTTTTTCGATCGATCGGCAGCCAAGCTCGGCGATGTCATCGGTCGGTATTCTCCCAACGAAGGAGGCGTTCTCCGGGCGCTCCTGCTGGGGGAGCGGGGATTCGTCTCTAAAAAGCTGGAAGAGGCCTACGCACGTGCCGGTGTAAATCATATCCTCTCAATCTCCGGTTTCCATGTGGGAATTATTGCTCTGGTCATCTACCGGGCTCTGCTTCTACTGCTCAGTCGCTTCGAGCGCCTTGCCCTGCAATTCAACCTGCGGCGGACAGCACTGCTGGCGACACTTCCCCCTGTTACATTCTACCTGTTTCTTTCCGGTGCCGCCCCGGCCACGGTCCGTTCCGTGCTGATGATAGCCGTAATCACCCTCGCGCTCTGGCTGGAGCGTGAAACAGACCCGATCAACGTATTGACCATGGCGGCCCTCGCAATGCTCGCTGCCAATCCCCCGTCGCTGTTCGATATTTCCTTCCAGTTGTCGTTTCTCGCCCTTTGGGGACTTGTGGTCCTGACGCCGGTTTTCACTCATCCGTTGTGCACTCTGGATAATGGAGTGGTCAAGAACGTCATCCTGCTGCTGGCCGCTTCGACTGCAGCGACCCTCGTCACGTTTCTTCCCGTGGGGCATGCCTTTCATCGGGCAACTGTGGCAGGGATTATCAGCAACGTTTTCATCGTACCGTTGATGGGGTACGGAGCGGTGGTGGCCGGATTCGCCGCGTTGCCGCTCATTGCGGTTGCCCCGGTTGCGGCCGGGCCGCTCATTACTATTGCTTCCTGGCTCGTTGCATTGTCCAACCGGATTATCGAGTGGCTGGCACGGATTCCCCCGGTCCCCCTTCACAGCGTCACCAGGAGTGATCTGCTCGTGTCGTTTCTGGTGCTGCTGGGATTAACTTTGCTGCCCGGTCGCCGTGCGCGGATCCTGGTCGCAGGAATTGGCGCCTTAGCACTTTCCGCTCTTCACTTGCCTGCCATGGCGGGAGGCGATGCCAAGCTCGTAATCACCTTTCTGAGTGTAGGGCAGGGGGAGTCAACGCTCGTTTCTCTTCCCGACGGCAAGATCATGCTGGTGGACGGGGGAGGAGCCGTTCATGGAGGCGGAACCGATGTGGGGGAACGACTTCTTGTGCCTGCTCTCTGGAGTATGGGGGTGGAATCTATCGATTATCTTGTATTGACCCACCCTCATCCCGACCACCTGGAAGGCCTTCTCTATCTGGCAACGGCTATGCCCGTTGGTGAGTTCTGGGAAACGGGGCAGTCCACGGAAAACACGTCACTGGCAGAGTTGAGGGCCCGATTGGTCGCGCAGGGAGTGCCCATCAAGCACCTGTCCGCCGCAACAGCGCCGTTCACTGTCGGCGGTGCTCGGGTGGAACCGCTCTGGCCATGCGACAAGAGCCCGGGGAAGGGGGCTGATAATGATGATTCACTGGTTTTCAGACTTGCCCTTGGCGGCACGTCCATCCTGTTCACCGGCGATATCGGTGCTCCGGCCGAGGATGTCCTTGCGAACGATCCGGCGCGTCTGCGTTGCACGGTGCTGAAGGTGCCGCACCATGGCAGCCGCTACTCATCATCCCCTTGCTTTCTCGACGCAGCATCGCCTCAAGTGGCCCTGATTTCCGCCGGGCGCAGAAACAACTTCGGGCTTCCCGCACCTGAAACGCTCACCCGCCTGGTAGCCCGCGGGATAGATGTTTATCGTACTGACCGGGATGGTACGGTGCAGGTTACCTTCACCGGGGAGACGTGGGCGGTGGGTACCTTCGCGAAAGGGCATTTTCGTTGA
- a CDS encoding 4Fe-4S dicluster domain-containing protein, translating into MIEIDAGRCKGCGRCVAACSSRLLSLEVKDGKKTVVLDYSERCSACGRCVTECPFEAIRGGTVGMPGEQNKRAEGG; encoded by the coding sequence ATGATCGAGATTGATGCGGGGCGGTGCAAAGGGTGTGGTAGATGTGTGGCAGCCTGTTCGAGCCGGCTTCTGAGCCTTGAAGTAAAAGATGGGAAAAAAACAGTGGTGCTCGACTACTCCGAGCGATGCAGCGCCTGTGGCCGATGCGTGACGGAGTGCCCCTTCGAGGCAATCCGCGGCGGTACTGTCGGCATGCCCGGTGAGCAGAATAAGCGAGCGGAAGGAGGATAG
- a CDS encoding rhomboid family intramembrane serine protease → MYTTSEQLMPLPDLWLPLPSDSGIATDILTAQNARLWALVLEARYVPVRVEQNSAGWRVLVPASAFARALREVRLFEQENSNWPPPPPPARPLEENTLSTLSVLLLLAIFHNLTRFGVTLPGHASSDWFDLGNANAAAILDGQWWRAVTALTLHADVSHLAGNLAIGGFIAVLLCRELGAGLSWALLLGSGILGNLTNAYFQLPAHRSVGASTAVFGAVGIFAALSAMRYVHHPNRRGLIPAAAGLALLAALGTEGEHTDLGAHLFGFLWGIGFGIAAEFRLATSGRPGRMVNALLALASALIVIVAWWKAFTAGS, encoded by the coding sequence ATGTACACCACCTCTGAACAGCTGATGCCCTTGCCCGATCTGTGGTTGCCTTTGCCCTCCGACTCGGGAATCGCCACCGACATTCTGACCGCACAGAATGCGCGGCTCTGGGCGCTGGTGCTGGAGGCGCGGTACGTGCCCGTCCGGGTGGAGCAGAACAGCGCCGGCTGGCGAGTGCTCGTTCCGGCGTCGGCTTTTGCACGAGCTCTCAGGGAGGTGCGCCTCTTTGAGCAAGAGAACAGCAATTGGCCCCCTCCCCCACCACCGGCTCGCCCATTGGAAGAGAACACCCTCTCCACCCTTTCAGTACTGCTTCTGCTCGCGATTTTCCACAATCTTACCCGGTTCGGCGTAACCTTGCCCGGTCACGCTTCCTCCGACTGGTTCGACCTCGGTAATGCCAATGCAGCTGCCATTCTCGACGGGCAGTGGTGGCGAGCCGTGACCGCACTGACACTCCATGCCGATGTTTCGCACCTTGCAGGCAATCTCGCCATCGGCGGCTTCATCGCCGTCCTCCTCTGCCGTGAGCTCGGAGCGGGCTTGTCATGGGCGCTCCTGCTCGGCTCCGGTATTCTCGGCAACCTCACCAACGCTTACTTTCAGCTTCCTGCTCATCGCTCAGTGGGGGCCTCGACTGCAGTTTTCGGCGCAGTCGGTATCTTCGCTGCGCTCAGTGCTATGCGCTACGTCCATCACCCGAACCGGCGGGGGTTGATTCCCGCCGCCGCAGGACTGGCCCTGCTGGCCGCGTTAGGCACGGAAGGCGAGCACACCGACCTGGGCGCCCACCTTTTCGGATTTCTCTGGGGAATCGGATTCGGCATTGCGGCGGAATTCAGGCTGGCAACCAGCGGTCGGCCGGGACGGATGGTCAACGCGTTGTTGGCACTGGCCAGCGCTCTTATCGTTATAGTTGCGTGGTGGAAGGCATTCACCGCGGGAAGCTGA
- the acnB gene encoding bifunctional aconitate hydratase 2/2-methylisocitrate dehydratase yields MIEAYLAHEAERKAQGIPALPLNPEQTADLCKLLESPPAGKAEFLLHLLKERVSPGVDPAAKVKAAFLAEILAGTKTSPLVSKVDAVRILGTMIGGYNVSPLVEALKSAELADEAACALSGMTLVYDGFDQVVELSKSNAAAKKVLESWANAEWFTNRPGVPETISVKVFKVEGEINTDDFSPAGDAWSRPDIPLHALAMGKTRFPGRLKDIADWRAAGHQVAFVGDVVGTGSSRKSACNSVLWHMGQDIPCVPNKKTAGVIIGGVIAPIFFNTAQDSGALPLKADVTKMNDGDVITINTKKGEITNAAGEVISTFKLNPNTLADEFRAGGRIPLIIGRAITEKARKALGLGDTDVFTKPVNPEPKPGQGYSLAQKMVGKACGVTGVLPGTACEPKMTTVGSQDTTGPMTADELKELACLKFLSPMFMQSFCHTAAYPKPADVKMHKTLPEFIIERGGVPLKPGDGVIHSWLNRLLLPDTVGTGGDSHTRFPIGISFPAGSGLVAFAGAMGFMPLDMPESVLVRFKGKLNPGITLRDVVNAIPYWAIKQGKLTVPKKNKINIFNGRILEMEGLPDLSVEQAFELTDAAAERSAAAGCIQLSKESVATYLRSNVALMKKMIADGYQDAQTLQNRIDAVNEWLKNPQLLEADKNAAETGAYADVIEIDLAEITEPILACPNDPDDVKLLSDVAGTPINDVFLGSCMTNIGHFRAAAEIWRGQKFNPSVRTWICPPTRMDQQQLKDEALFSIYSAVGCRIEIAGCSLCMGNQARVPDKSNVFSTSTRNFDDRMGDGAQVFLGSAELGAICTNLGRIPTKEEYFAAIKEKVEPKKDAIYKYLQFDEMPEYR; encoded by the coding sequence ATGATCGAAGCCTATCTCGCCCACGAAGCCGAACGCAAGGCCCAGGGTATTCCCGCCCTGCCGCTGAACCCCGAGCAGACCGCTGATCTGTGCAAGCTGCTGGAGAGCCCTCCGGCCGGAAAAGCAGAATTCCTGCTCCACCTCCTGAAGGAACGAGTCTCCCCTGGTGTTGACCCCGCTGCCAAAGTCAAGGCCGCCTTTCTGGCCGAGATCCTTGCCGGAACCAAGACATCTCCCCTTGTCTCCAAGGTTGACGCTGTCCGCATCCTGGGTACGATGATCGGCGGTTACAACGTGTCTCCTCTGGTAGAGGCCCTGAAGAGTGCAGAACTGGCCGACGAGGCCGCCTGCGCCCTTTCCGGCATGACCCTTGTCTATGACGGTTTCGATCAGGTAGTTGAGCTTAGCAAGAGCAACGCCGCCGCCAAGAAGGTTCTGGAATCCTGGGCCAACGCCGAGTGGTTCACCAATCGTCCCGGCGTACCCGAGACCATCTCGGTCAAGGTTTTCAAAGTTGAAGGCGAGATCAATACCGATGACTTCTCTCCGGCGGGCGACGCATGGAGCCGCCCCGACATCCCGCTGCATGCGCTTGCCATGGGCAAAACCCGTTTCCCCGGTCGCCTGAAGGATATTGCCGACTGGCGTGCCGCCGGTCACCAGGTTGCCTTTGTCGGCGACGTGGTCGGTACCGGTTCCTCCCGCAAGTCGGCCTGTAACTCGGTCCTCTGGCACATGGGCCAGGATATCCCCTGCGTGCCCAACAAAAAGACCGCAGGCGTCATTATCGGCGGCGTCATCGCCCCGATCTTCTTCAATACCGCCCAGGACTCCGGTGCACTGCCCCTCAAGGCCGACGTTACCAAGATGAATGACGGCGACGTGATTACCATCAACACCAAGAAGGGGGAAATCACCAACGCTGCCGGTGAGGTCATCTCCACCTTCAAACTGAACCCCAACACCCTGGCCGACGAGTTCCGCGCCGGCGGCCGTATCCCGCTCATCATCGGCCGCGCTATTACCGAGAAAGCCCGCAAGGCCCTCGGCCTTGGCGACACCGATGTCTTCACCAAGCCGGTGAACCCTGAGCCGAAGCCTGGTCAGGGCTACTCCCTCGCCCAGAAGATGGTCGGCAAGGCCTGCGGCGTGACCGGCGTACTGCCGGGCACAGCCTGTGAGCCCAAGATGACCACGGTCGGATCCCAGGACACCACCGGCCCCATGACGGCCGACGAGCTCAAGGAACTGGCCTGCCTCAAGTTCCTCTCGCCCATGTTCATGCAGTCCTTCTGTCACACCGCCGCCTATCCGAAACCGGCAGACGTGAAGATGCACAAAACGTTGCCTGAGTTCATCATTGAGCGTGGCGGCGTGCCCCTCAAGCCCGGCGACGGCGTCATCCACTCCTGGCTGAATCGTCTGCTGCTCCCGGACACCGTCGGTACCGGCGGTGACTCCCATACCCGGTTCCCCATCGGTATCAGCTTCCCGGCAGGTTCGGGCCTCGTGGCCTTTGCCGGCGCCATGGGCTTCATGCCGCTGGATATGCCTGAATCGGTCCTGGTCCGGTTCAAAGGCAAACTGAATCCGGGCATCACCCTGCGCGACGTGGTCAATGCCATTCCTTACTGGGCCATCAAGCAGGGCAAGCTGACCGTGCCCAAGAAGAACAAGATCAATATCTTCAACGGCCGCATCCTTGAGATGGAAGGTCTGCCCGATCTTTCCGTGGAGCAGGCATTCGAGCTGACCGATGCCGCTGCCGAGCGTTCAGCCGCTGCCGGTTGCATCCAGCTCTCCAAGGAGTCGGTTGCCACCTATCTACGCTCCAACGTTGCCCTCATGAAGAAGATGATCGCCGACGGCTACCAGGATGCCCAGACCCTCCAGAACCGTATCGATGCGGTCAACGAGTGGCTGAAGAACCCGCAGCTTCTCGAAGCCGACAAGAACGCCGCGGAGACCGGCGCCTATGCCGATGTGATCGAGATCGATCTGGCCGAAATCACCGAGCCGATTCTGGCCTGCCCCAACGATCCGGATGACGTGAAACTCCTCTCCGATGTGGCCGGCACCCCGATCAACGACGTGTTCCTCGGCTCCTGCATGACCAATATCGGCCACTTCCGCGCCGCTGCCGAGATCTGGCGCGGCCAGAAGTTCAACCCGAGCGTCCGTACCTGGATCTGCCCGCCGACCCGCATGGATCAGCAGCAACTCAAGGATGAGGCACTTTTCTCCATCTACAGCGCCGTCGGCTGCCGGATTGAGATCGCAGGCTGCTCCCTCTGCATGGGGAACCAGGCCCGCGTTCCCGACAAGTCAAACGTGTTCTCCACTTCCACCCGTAACTTCGACGATCGGATGGGCGACGGAGCGCAGGTATTCCTCGGCTCCGCCGAACTCGGTGCCATTTGCACCAACCTCGGCCGCATCCCGACCAAGGAGGAGTATTTCGCCGCGATCAAGGAGAAGGTGGAGCCGAAGAAGGATGCGATTTACAAATACCTGCAGTTTGACGAAATGCCTGAGTACCGGTAG
- the hisS gene encoding histidine--tRNA ligase — translation MITGIKGFNDILPGEVERWQHIEATARRVFSLYGFSEIRIPILEKTELFRRSIGDTTDIVEKEMYSFVDKGENAVTMRPEGTASVMRSYIEHKLYAQDPVAKLYYMGPMFRYERPQKGRYRQFHQIGAEVTGVTDPKVDAQVLTMLCHYFAELGLTEPTLQINSLGCPECRPAYRQALIDFLRERLDSLCEDCKRRYQTNPLRALDCKSAHCKEATASAPAMLDSLCAGCDDHFTATRRHLERAGTTYSINNRMVRGLDYYTRTTFELVTGLLGAQSAVAAGGRYDGLISDLGGPAIPGIGFAMGVERIALLLGDQHFVGRPDLFIAALGEEAQDEAFRLMCGLQRNGVAVEMDYEGKSLKSQMRRSDKFNARFTLIIGGDELAIGAAVLKAMDTGVQVEVPLTPEEVAARIT, via the coding sequence ATGATTACAGGTATCAAGGGATTCAACGACATTCTTCCCGGGGAAGTGGAGCGGTGGCAGCACATCGAAGCCACAGCACGCCGGGTTTTCAGTCTCTACGGATTTTCGGAGATCCGCATCCCGATTCTTGAAAAAACCGAATTGTTCCGGCGGTCCATCGGCGATACCACTGATATCGTGGAAAAAGAAATGTACTCCTTTGTGGATAAGGGAGAGAACGCTGTAACCATGCGTCCTGAAGGGACAGCAAGCGTAATGAGGTCGTACATAGAGCACAAGCTCTATGCCCAGGATCCGGTGGCAAAGCTCTACTACATGGGCCCCATGTTTCGATACGAGCGGCCCCAGAAAGGGCGTTACCGCCAGTTCCACCAGATCGGTGCCGAGGTGACCGGAGTTACCGACCCCAAGGTCGATGCCCAGGTTCTCACCATGCTCTGCCACTATTTCGCCGAGCTTGGACTGACTGAACCGACACTTCAGATCAACTCCCTCGGATGCCCCGAATGCCGTCCCGCATATCGTCAAGCCCTGATCGATTTCCTCCGGGAACGGCTCGACAGCCTCTGCGAAGACTGCAAGCGCCGCTATCAGACCAATCCCCTGCGTGCGCTTGACTGCAAATCGGCCCACTGCAAGGAGGCGACCGCCTCCGCTCCGGCCATGCTTGATAGCCTCTGTGCAGGCTGCGACGATCATTTCACCGCTACCCGACGCCATTTGGAGCGGGCAGGCACCACTTACAGCATCAATAACCGGATGGTCCGCGGGCTTGATTACTATACCCGAACCACCTTCGAACTGGTGACCGGCCTGCTTGGTGCTCAGAGCGCGGTTGCTGCTGGAGGCCGGTACGACGGTCTTATCTCTGACCTTGGCGGGCCCGCCATTCCCGGTATTGGATTTGCCATGGGGGTGGAGCGGATAGCCCTCCTGCTGGGGGACCAACACTTCGTCGGCCGGCCGGATCTCTTCATAGCCGCCCTTGGCGAGGAGGCCCAGGACGAGGCGTTTCGCCTCATGTGCGGCCTGCAGCGAAACGGGGTGGCCGTGGAAATGGACTATGAAGGCAAGAGCCTCAAGAGCCAGATGCGCCGGTCGGACAAGTTCAACGCGCGTTTTACCCTGATCATCGGTGGTGATGAGTTGGCAATAGGGGCGGCTGTACTCAAGGCAATGGACACCGGTGTCCAGGTGGAAGTCCCGTTGACGCCGGAAGAGGTCGCCGCACGAATAACGTGA
- a CDS encoding DUF309 domain-containing protein — MDLCEQSISGKLLQALGEFNRGDWFECHETLEDLWIGSEGEIRDFYQGALQLAVALHHWRNGNLGGAMSLLQGGAGYLRRVRPVCQRVDVAGLISAADRLREELSRLGPERMAEADRSLFPRMVLVAVPGGEGHRVK; from the coding sequence ATGGATCTGTGCGAGCAATCGATTTCAGGCAAGCTGCTCCAGGCGCTCGGTGAGTTCAATCGGGGCGACTGGTTCGAATGTCACGAAACTCTGGAAGATCTCTGGATCGGCAGCGAGGGAGAGATACGGGATTTTTACCAGGGTGCGCTGCAACTGGCTGTTGCCCTCCATCACTGGCGCAACGGTAATTTGGGCGGGGCAATGAGTCTCTTGCAAGGGGGGGCAGGCTACCTGCGGCGGGTACGACCGGTCTGCCAACGGGTGGATGTGGCCGGGCTGATATCCGCCGCGGACCGTCTGCGCGAGGAGTTGAGCCGGCTGGGCCCGGAACGGATGGCCGAGGCGGATCGCAGCCTCTTCCCCCGAATGGTGCTCGTGGCCGTCCCGGGCGGGGAAGGGCATAGAGTGAAATAA
- a CDS encoding GGDEF domain-containing response regulator — protein sequence MERILVVEDDRFFRQMYVDLLKEEGYEVDTVASGTEGLKRLEKQEYHLVITDLVMPGMSGIEVLSRVKQKAPNVDVILVTGHANLESAVYALKNGARDYILKPFNHDEFKHTVALCFEQRRLINENYELKELLNLFQVGQNIANCIDLERLSAVVVDAFCKEVGVSRAIGLFPEKSEPHALKELRGLEPEVAAALAEKALTLCSDAAETAGGFRRLDGSHFSDGLLRTAGINGALVVSIRQRTLLQGVLLLVNDQGKPFPAVFKHKSIQFLLEQASLAFDNALRYSSARDMLYVDELTGLFNYRYLDISLDRELKRADRFGSVVSMIFIDMDHFKGVNDTHGHLFGSQVLHEVGQLLKKSVREVDVIIRYGGDEFTIILVETGEKGAATVAERIRRSIEDHHFLASEGLDVRLTASLGYACYPLDTQSKMELLELADKAMYRGKEEGKNRVFRATAIR from the coding sequence ATGGAACGGATTCTCGTTGTCGAAGATGACCGTTTTTTTCGTCAGATGTATGTTGATCTCCTGAAAGAGGAGGGATACGAGGTCGATACCGTGGCATCGGGCACCGAGGGGTTGAAGCGGCTTGAGAAGCAAGAATACCACCTCGTCATTACCGACCTGGTCATGCCCGGAATGAGCGGTATCGAGGTGTTGTCCCGCGTCAAGCAGAAAGCTCCGAACGTCGATGTCATCCTCGTCACCGGTCACGCCAACCTCGAATCGGCCGTCTATGCCCTCAAGAATGGTGCCCGCGATTATATTCTCAAACCGTTCAACCATGATGAATTCAAGCACACCGTGGCACTTTGCTTTGAGCAGCGGAGGCTTATCAACGAAAACTACGAGCTCAAGGAGCTGCTGAATCTTTTTCAAGTTGGGCAGAACATAGCCAACTGTATCGACTTGGAACGGCTCTCTGCGGTTGTGGTCGATGCTTTCTGCAAGGAGGTCGGAGTTTCACGCGCTATCGGCCTCTTTCCCGAAAAGAGCGAACCCCACGCCCTCAAGGAGCTGAGGGGGCTTGAGCCTGAAGTTGCAGCCGCTCTTGCCGAAAAAGCTCTTACCCTTTGCAGTGACGCCGCGGAGACGGCAGGGGGCTTTCGACGGCTCGACGGTTCCCATTTTTCCGATGGTCTCCTGCGAACTGCGGGGATTAATGGCGCCCTTGTGGTTAGCATCCGCCAGCGTACGCTCCTGCAGGGAGTGCTTCTGCTGGTCAATGACCAGGGCAAGCCGTTCCCTGCCGTGTTCAAACATAAAAGCATCCAGTTTTTGCTGGAGCAGGCATCGCTTGCCTTCGACAACGCCCTGCGTTACTCCAGCGCCCGCGACATGCTCTATGTTGACGAACTCACGGGACTCTTCAACTACCGTTACCTTGACATCTCGCTGGACCGGGAGTTGAAGCGGGCTGACCGATTCGGCTCGGTAGTTTCCATGATCTTCATCGACATGGACCACTTCAAGGGAGTCAACGACACCCACGGCCATCTTTTTGGGAGCCAGGTCCTCCATGAAGTAGGTCAATTGCTCAAGAAGTCGGTCCGTGAGGTCGATGTAATCATTCGCTACGGTGGCGACGAGTTCACCATAATTCTGGTGGAAACCGGTGAAAAGGGCGCTGCAACCGTGGCTGAAAGGATTCGTCGCTCCATCGAGGACCACCACTTTCTGGCCTCTGAAGGGCTCGATGTCCGGCTCACCGCAAGTCTCGGCTACGCCTGTTATCCCCTTGACACCCAGTCCAAAATGGAACTTCTCGAACTGGCGGACAAAGCCATGTATAGGGGCAAGGAAGAGGGCAAAAACCGTGTATTCCGGGCAACGGCAATCCGTTGA